One region of Mycolicibacterium insubricum genomic DNA includes:
- a CDS encoding DUF7161 family protein, producing MTDIPPGYQALPYDAKGLRGKPARIISDPGVYYDLPEDRKDVVIADDEPNIYSELYVYLPGAPDEKSAIHYSCLAVKSP from the coding sequence ATGACCGACATTCCCCCGGGTTATCAGGCGTTGCCGTATGACGCGAAGGGGTTACGGGGCAAGCCTGCGCGGATCATCTCCGACCCCGGCGTCTACTACGACCTACCGGAGGATCGCAAGGACGTGGTGATCGCCGACGACGAACCCAACATCTACTCGGAGCTCTACGTCTACCTGCCCGGCGCCCCAGATGAGAAGTCGGCAATCCACTACAGCTGCCTGGCCGTCAAAAGCCCATAG
- the istB gene encoding IS21-like element helper ATPase IstB: MPAKRSPSAPGEADKLIAYQSRLLKAPRIAEHYHRLAEQGREAGWTLEDYLGAVLAVESNARAQSGAHQRIRYAGFSAIKTITDFDFTAQPGVDRAQIARLEAGGWLAEARNVVLLGPPGTGKTHLATALAIAAAHAGHRVAFAPATGWITRLAEAHRTNRLDAELRKIFRFGLIVIDEVGYIPFDTEAANLFFQLVSTRYEKSSIILTSNLPFSRWGQVFGEATIASAMIDRIVHHADVIALKGSSYRIKHTAIDTLPSVEADRQANSTP, from the coding sequence ATGCCCGCCAAGCGTTCCCCGTCGGCACCCGGTGAGGCCGACAAGCTCATCGCCTACCAATCCCGCCTACTCAAGGCCCCGCGCATCGCCGAGCACTACCACCGGCTCGCTGAACAGGGCCGTGAAGCCGGCTGGACATTGGAGGACTACCTCGGCGCTGTGCTCGCGGTGGAGTCCAATGCCCGCGCCCAATCCGGCGCCCACCAACGCATCCGATACGCCGGCTTCTCGGCGATCAAGACCATCACCGACTTCGACTTCACCGCCCAACCCGGCGTCGATCGCGCGCAGATCGCACGCTTGGAAGCCGGTGGCTGGCTGGCCGAAGCCCGCAACGTCGTCCTGCTCGGCCCACCAGGAACCGGGAAAACGCATCTGGCCACCGCATTGGCGATCGCCGCGGCCCATGCCGGACACCGCGTCGCGTTCGCGCCAGCCACCGGCTGGATCACCCGCTTGGCCGAAGCCCACCGCACCAACCGCCTCGACGCCGAACTGCGCAAGATCTTCCGCTTCGGGCTCATCGTGATCGACGAAGTCGGCTACATCCCGTTCGACACCGAAGCGGCCAACCTGTTCTTCCAGCTGGTCTCCACCCGGTATGAGAAATCCTCGATCATCTTGACCTCCAACCTGCCGTTCTCCCGCTGGGGTCAAGTCTTCGGCGAAGCCACCATCGCCTCGGCGATGATCGACCGGATCGTCCACCACGCCGACGTCATCGCGCTCAAAGGCTCCAGCTACCGCATCAAACACACCGCGATCGACACACTGCCCTCCGTGGAAGCCGATCGTCAGGCAAACTCAACCCCGTAA
- the istA gene encoding IS21 family transposase — protein sequence MEDWAEIRRLHRSEKLSQAAIARRLSLSRNTVAKAISTDSPPRYERAPSTTSGWAQVELAVRALLSEFPTMPATVLAQRVGWAGGHSWFAENVARIRPEYAPADPCDRLAHLPGEQVQCDLWFPGAVTPGHCGVLRSFPVLVMVAAYSRFIAAMMIPSRVSGDLLAGMWQLIQDIGAVPRTLLWDNESGIVQRGRLADGVAGFCGVLATRLIQTRPYDPESKGLVERANGYLQTSFLPGRTFTSPQDFNAQLWAWLAGIANRRTHAGTGLIPAEALATDRAAMTALPPVAPMTGTVITTRLGRDYYVSSGGNAYSVHPEVIGRMITVITSLDRVTAVCGDRLVADHQRLWGSAGLVTDPIHLAAAAGLREQFRTRPAVGAHLSVEVEVEVADLNAYDARFGTGEVA from the coding sequence GGTCGGAGAAGCTGTCGCAGGCTGCGATTGCGCGGAGGTTGTCGCTGTCGCGGAACACCGTGGCCAAGGCGATCAGCACCGATTCGCCGCCGCGTTATGAACGCGCGCCGTCGACGACGTCGGGGTGGGCGCAGGTCGAGTTGGCGGTGCGGGCGTTGCTCAGTGAGTTCCCGACGATGCCGGCCACGGTCCTGGCGCAGCGGGTGGGCTGGGCGGGTGGGCATTCCTGGTTCGCTGAGAACGTCGCCAGGATCCGCCCGGAGTACGCCCCGGCGGATCCGTGTGACCGTCTGGCGCATCTGCCCGGTGAGCAGGTGCAGTGCGACCTGTGGTTCCCCGGTGCGGTGACCCCTGGTCACTGCGGGGTGTTGCGGTCGTTCCCGGTGTTGGTGATGGTGGCCGCCTATTCGCGGTTCATCGCCGCGATGATGATCCCGTCGCGGGTGAGTGGGGATCTGCTGGCCGGGATGTGGCAGCTGATCCAGGACATTGGCGCGGTTCCTCGAACACTGTTGTGGGACAACGAGTCCGGTATCGTCCAACGCGGTCGGCTGGCTGACGGAGTGGCTGGGTTCTGCGGCGTGCTGGCCACCCGATTGATCCAGACCCGACCCTATGACCCTGAGTCCAAAGGGCTGGTGGAGCGGGCCAACGGTTACCTGCAGACCTCGTTTCTGCCTGGTCGCACGTTCACCTCGCCGCAGGACTTCAACGCTCAGTTGTGGGCGTGGCTGGCCGGGATCGCCAACCGTCGCACCCACGCCGGCACCGGCCTGATCCCGGCAGAGGCGCTAGCGACCGATCGCGCGGCGATGACCGCGTTGCCGCCGGTGGCTCCGATGACCGGCACGGTGATCACGACACGGTTGGGCCGTGACTACTACGTCAGCTCCGGCGGCAACGCCTACTCGGTGCACCCGGAGGTGATCGGACGGATGATCACCGTGATCACGAGCCTGGACCGGGTCACCGCCGTCTGCGGTGACCGACTAGTCGCTGACCACCAACGGCTCTGGGGCAGCGCCGGGCTGGTCACCGACCCGATCCATCTGGCGGCCGCGGCCGGGTTGCGGGAGCAGTTCCGCACACGCCCGGCCGTCGGGGCGCATCTGAGCGTCGAGGTCGAGGTCGAGGTCGCCGATCTGAACGCCTATGACGCGCGGTTCGGGACCGGGGAGGTCGCCTGA